One genomic region from Clostridium saccharobutylicum DSM 13864 encodes:
- a CDS encoding cation diffusion facilitator family transporter, with translation MNAKTKVARLSLLSNTILIFMKLIVGIFTGSVSIISEAIHSTMDLLAAIIAFFSVKISDIPADDTHPYGHGKVENISGVIESLLIFAASVWIIVEAVKKILNPGEIESAGIGFIVMFVSALINLVVSKKLYKVAKEEDSIALEADALHLKADVYTSLGVGIGLFLIWLTGLNYLDPIVAIVVAIFILKESFELLKSAFNPLLDVKLSDEEIEIISTVISKYSSVYCNYHDLKTRKSGRIRYIELHLVFPANKLIKDAHDICDEIENDIGNALSFTHVMIHLESCDKVCDCCEFKTHCIYR, from the coding sequence ATGAATGCTAAAACTAAAGTCGCTAGATTATCTTTACTTTCAAATACAATTTTAATATTTATGAAGCTAATTGTTGGTATTTTTACTGGATCAGTCAGTATAATATCAGAAGCTATTCATTCAACAATGGACTTGCTTGCTGCAATAATTGCATTTTTTTCTGTAAAAATATCAGATATTCCTGCTGATGATACACATCCTTATGGACATGGCAAAGTAGAAAATATTTCTGGTGTAATAGAATCGTTACTTATATTTGCAGCTTCTGTTTGGATAATTGTTGAAGCAGTAAAAAAAATACTTAATCCTGGTGAAATAGAATCTGCTGGAATTGGCTTTATAGTTATGTTTGTATCCGCTCTTATAAATTTAGTAGTATCTAAAAAATTATATAAAGTAGCTAAAGAAGAAGATTCAATAGCATTAGAAGCCGACGCTCTTCACTTAAAAGCTGATGTATATACTTCCTTAGGGGTAGGAATTGGATTATTTCTTATATGGCTTACAGGATTAAATTACTTAGATCCAATAGTAGCAATTGTTGTTGCTATATTTATATTAAAAGAATCTTTTGAATTATTAAAATCTGCATTTAACCCTCTTTTGGATGTTAAACTATCTGATGAAGAAATTGAAATTATTAGCACTGTTATAAGTAAATACTCATCCGTTTATTGTAACTATCATGATCTTAAAACAAGAAAATCTGGACGAATTAGATATATAGAATTGCACTTAGTATTTCCTGCAAATAAGTTAATTAAAGATGCCCATGATATATGTGACGAAATAGAAAATGATATTGGAAATGCATTAAGCTTTACCCACGTCATGATTCATTTAGAATCTTGTGATAAAGTATGTGATTGTTGTGAATTCAAGACTCATTGTATATATAGATAA